The sequence below is a genomic window from Candidatus Binataceae bacterium.
TCGTGCCAAGTCAAAAGCGCCGGCCTGCCGACTCCGAATCCCGTCAGGTGAGGCAAATTGCTTCGCGTTTGGTCATCGTCGCGTAGAAAATTGCCGCGATCGTCCGACCTGGTCAGCGCAGGTCGGTGCGCGTTACCTGCCTTGACGACTGTCGAAAGCGAAGCCGCTGGCACCTGTTTCAGTGAAGATCTGGATCCGGACAGGATTTAGGGAATAGCCGCGCCGTTGGCCAGAGAAAGCGTTCCCCACAGTTGCTGACAGGAGAGGCTGCCTGTTTTTCACTATTGCGGCGAAGCGGCGCTGCCGCCTCACGCTAGAGACTTCGGTGAACGCAACGCTTATCGGGCGAATGCTCAGGGGCCATCGGCGTCCTCCTGGGAGCCGGGGCTCAAGCGAAGAGGGCCGACCGGGCAAAAGGGTAAAGCCCAGCGGTGACGATTGGAGCGTCACCGCCGGTGCGTTGAGTCCGTGAAGGTCTTTGATCAGTCAGGCCAATTGACAGAGGGCCACCGGGTCTTCCAGGGTTTCTGCGCGGCTGTTTGTTGGAGAGCGTTGATATACCAGACTGCGCCTGATGTCGAGTCGCCATCGTACCAACTGCCGGAATAGTGCAGCCCGATGCATCCCCATAAGATCGTGTTGAGATTTCCGCTGGCGATATCACCAGCATAGGTGTGCCCATTGTAGGCAGGCTTGCCGGCAAAGTATGGCGCCAAGTCACCGTCCATGCAGGCTCTTTGGTCAGCGAAACGGTAGTCCGCCGAAAACGCAGTAGAGGTCTGCATCATCGGCCAGGTTTGCCAGTCGTAATAGACTTTGGTCTGGAAGTCGCCCCATGAGTCATAACAGCAATCGGAGCATTCGTAGTTCCAAAGACTAGTGAAATCCCCGTTAACGCACTGGGATTCGACGGTGTGTTTGTCCCCGCCGCTGTTCAGCTGGTCCCAGCTCCAATGTTCGTCGGTCGCCTGAGCGCGGACCACATCCTCGTCGATACCCCATTTGCATGCGGCCCAGCGAAAAATCATATCGGTGGTGCCGGTGTATTGCCCGTCCACCCGAGCATAGGCCCAAGTTCCGTTGTAGGGACTCCACGCATAACCATTGTTAGCGTATGCTTGGAGCTGTGCAGAGGTTGGTTTGGTATTGTTCGGCCCTTGATTATCAGGAACCATTTCCTGTTCCCAGGGGATCTCCGCCGCACAGGTCTCGTCGTTGGGTAGCGAAGCGCTCGCCGGAAGCGTATAGAAATGCCCCACGGGTGAAGTACCGCTGTTGTTCACGTTGACTTTGATCGTCTCGGCGGCATTGGCCGGCTTGCCGCTCGGGTACGCGTCGACCTGCAGGGTGTGGGTGCCGTTTGCAAAGGAATTGGTTTTCCAGGTGAAGCTGACGTTGCCGATTCCTGAAACCGCGATCCCCTTTCCGTCAACCCAGAGTTTAGACCACCACGCCGAAGTGATTTGCGCACTGACAGTGATGGTGCCGTTCACCGTCGCTCCATTGGTAGGATTGGTTATTATAACCTCCGCACATGCCGCTCGAGCCGTGGCCAGCACGAGCGATCCAAATAGCAACCCGATTAGTTTTCCAAATCTCATCTTTAGCCCTTCTTCCATTCCATCGACCGCCAGTAACTGGCGAACTCGGGCACACCGCTGCGTCGCACTGGGCACTGCTTTTTTCGCTTTCGGCGCGCGCGTCGAGGGTACCGCTGTCGTCGCCGCAGGCAGGGAGCCCTCGGGAGAACGAGGGACTCAAGAGCTGCGACGAGACCGGTTGCTCTTTGAGCGCGGAAATTCACCGCGCATCAAGGCGACTCAAAAATGTCCGCTTTCAGAAAATCAGGCAGTGGGCGAGCCGCGTCCGCCAAAGGTGTGAATGGTAAGGAGTTAGGTGATAGAATTCAGGCGTGGGTTCAGGACTATTGCGAACGGGCCGGACTTCTGATTTCTTCCGATACCTCCAGTCATGGTTCCCCCAACTCAACGGAAAAATCAGGGTCGCAAATGGATACATTTAGCATCACAAAAAGTCAAGTAAAGTTTTGTGTCAACGCTCCTTACAGACGTTAGTTGACCCGGTTGCCAGCATCAGGGGTGATGCTAAGCACGTCTGCATTGAAATAGCGACTTTAGCTCTAGCGTTGTTAAACGTATTTTCGTGGAACCGTGCAGAAGTCGCCCCCGCGAGAGGCTGTGGATAACCGAGATTTCCTTTGACG
It includes:
- a CDS encoding Ig-like domain-containing protein → MEEGLKMRFGKLIGLLFGSLVLATARAACAEVIITNPTNGATVNGTITVSAQITSAWWSKLWVDGKGIAVSGIGNVSFTWKTNSFANGTHTLQVDAYPSGKPANAAETIKVNVNNSGTSPVGHFYTLPASASLPNDETCAAEIPWEQEMVPDNQGPNNTKPTSAQLQAYANNGYAWSPYNGTWAYARVDGQYTGTTDMIFRWAACKWGIDEDVVRAQATDEHWSWDQLNSGGDKHTVESQCVNGDFTSLWNYECSDCCYDSWGDFQTKVYYDWQTWPMMQTSTAFSADYRFADQRACMDGDLAPYFAGKPAYNGHTYAGDIASGNLNTILWGCIGLHYSGSWYDGDSTSGAVWYINALQQTAAQKPWKTRWPSVNWPD